The Panicum virgatum strain AP13 chromosome 5K, P.virgatum_v5, whole genome shotgun sequence genome has a window encoding:
- the LOC120706658 gene encoding putative pentatricopeptide repeat-containing protein At1g56570 isoform X2 produces the protein MSLKHATTLIKSLCARGAVRHARAVFDEMPDRDVVAWTAMLSGYASSGCHREARDAFRRMLAAGVVPNEFTLSSVLTACRGSGGVCGGGGAALIHAVAVMRGVDHMPYVVNALIDAYASHGDGLVDARRLFEALEGRRTAASWTSMIAGYVRLGQENTGLQLFKSIIQDDVELSPFTCSIAIHGCASVGNLRFGQQIHVLSIRKALGVNLAVANSLVDMYCTCESILEARRLFDEMPERNLVTWNTIIAGSSRCDPLMAMQLLVDMNLEPNCLTLTSITSACAGLAALRCGQQVHGAVLRRNYDNDLKISNALVDMYSKCGSISNAKKVFNMMNCKDILSWTSMIGGYGMNGCANEAIELFNSMVDAGVHPDHVVFMGLISACSHAGLVDEGWNLFRSMLFEYDIQPNKEIYGCVTNLLARAGMLREAFNLIDTMPITPDEPVWGALLDACKMHKNVDLGRLVARKLIEINPDEVKTYVLLANIYAADSKWGEYAVTRRLLRGTGSSKEVRLSWIEVKDKVYSFSTADSSSPQVSLADEKLILEV, from the exons ATGTCGCTGAAACACGCGACCACGCTCATCAAATCCCtatgcgcgcgcggcgcggtccgccacgcccgcgccgtgttcgacgaaatgcccGACCGGGACGTGGTGGCGTGGACGGCCATGCTCTCCGGCTACGCCTCCAGCGGCTGCCACCGTGAGGCGCGCGACGCCTTCCGGCGCATGCTCGCGGCCGGCGTCGTCCCCAACGAGTTCACTCTGTCCAGCGTCCTGACCGCGTgccgtggcagcggcggcgtctgcggcggcggcggcgcagcattGATCCATGCCGTCGCTGTGATGCGGGGCGTGGACCACATGCCGTATGTAGTGAACGCGCTCATTGACGCGTACGCGTCCCACGGGGACGGCCTTGTGGACGCGAGGAGGCTGTTCGAAGCGCTGGAGGGACGGCGCACGGCTGCATCGTGGACATCCATGATAGCTGGTTATGTCCGATTGGGACAGGAGAACACGGGGCtgcaattgttcaaaagtatcaTTCAG GATGATGTTGAACTGAGTCCCTTCACCTGCTCTATTGCAATCCATGGATGTGCTTCAGTAGGTAACTTACGTTTTGGACAGCAAATTCATGTACTCTCCATAAGGAAAGCTCTTGGAGTGAATCTTGCTGTTGCAAATTCTCTGGTCGACATGTACTGCACTTGTGAAAGCATACTGGAAGCTAGGAGGCTTTTTGATGAGATGCCTGAAAGAAACTTGGTCACCTGGAATACCATTATTGCTGGATCTAGCCGATGTGATCCTCTAATGGCCATGCAGCTGCTTGTTGACATGAATCTTGAGCCAAATTGCTTGACTCTAACTAGCATCACATCAGCATGTGCTGGTCTTGCAGCTCTGAGGTGTGGTCAGCAGGTCCATGGGGCTGTACTTAGGAGAAACTATGACAATGACCTAAAGATTTCCAATGCCCTTGTAGACATGTACTCCAAGTGCGGAAGCATTTCTAATGCTAAGAAGGTATTTAACATGATGAATTGCAAGGATATACTATCATGGACATCAATGATTGGTGGATATGGGATGAATGGGTGTGCGAATGAGGCCATCGAGCTGTTCAATTCCATGGTCGATGCTGGGGTTCATCCAGACCATGTTGTGTTCATGGGCCTTATCAGTGCTTGCAGCCATGCTGGTTTAGTAGATGAAGGATGGAACCTTTTCAGGTCAATGTTATTTGAGTATGATATTCAACCTAACAAGGAGATTTATGGTTGTGTTACCAATCTTCTTGCTCGTGCAGGGATGCTGAGAGAAGCCTTTAATCTCATTGATACAATGCCAATCACTCCTGATGAACCTGTCTGGGGAGCATTGCTTGATGCATGCAAGATGCACAAGAATGTAGATCTGGGCAGACTAGTTGCAAGGAAACTAATTGAGATTAATCCTGATGAAGTGAAGACTTATGTCCTGCTTGCAAACATATACGCTGCAGATAGCAAATGGGGTGAGTATGCTGTGACAAGGAGGTTACTGAGGGGCacaggaagcagtaaggaggtCAGATTGAGTTGGATAGAGGTAAAAGATAAGGTGTATAGCTTTAGCACAGCTGACAGTAGCAGTCCTCAAGTTAGTTTGGCAGATGAG AAACTGATTCTGGAGGTTTGA
- the LOC120706659 gene encoding probable glycerol-3-phosphate acyltransferase 3 has protein sequence MASKPFSKSFFAFYRFIRWRLGNPQGQHHHRRGTSRIPTYAEIIEGCPVASQYDQHRNQVLLLDIEGGLLRSQSLFPYFILVAIEAGSFLRGLILLCLYPLLSCLTQEAQSRVMVMVCFLGLREEEVIRVARATLPKHFLEDIGKEGLEVVRGFKRVVGFSRMIPRVMVEDFLKEYLGLEMVVGREVKLVRGRYVGLLEVERERRLQLDELEGTEMVGFGSSSSYFSHNNHHQLFTCCKEVYLVTPEQKNQWSTLPRDQYPRPLIFHDGRLTFRPTPQATLAMFMWLPLSFPLTVLRTLIFVNLPYSISLPIGSASGVITRVINAPISATGNANHGELTQPNPRGRLYVCNHRTLLDPVYISVMLNKKVSAVTYSVSRVSELLSPIQTIRLARNRDEDRRRMEHSLQKGDLVICPEGTTCREPYLLRFSPLFVELIDEVYPVALMNWSNMFYGTSTGRSKYMDHFYYFMNPHPAYVVEFMDRMPTSVVINGRRCESYEVANMVQGEIGRVLGFEPTKLTRKDKYMILAGNEGIVDTKK, from the exons ATGGCGTCCAAACCATTCTCCAAATCCTTCTTTGCCTTCTACCGTTTTATTCGCTGGAGACTAGGGAATCCACAAGGCCAGCACCATCATCGACGAGGCACAAGCAGGATACCTACCTATGCTGAGATCATCGAGGGGTGTCCAGTAGCCTCCCAATATGATCAGCATCGAAACCAAGTTCTACTCCTAGATATTGAAGGAGGACTACTAAGGTCTCAATCTCTCTTCCCTTACTTCATCCTTGTTGCCATAGAGGCAGGTAGTTTCCTTAGAGGTCTCATCTTATTATGCCTTTACCCGCTTCTCTCTTGTTTGACACAAGAAGCACAATCAAGGGTCATGGTCATGGTGTGTTTCTTGGGGTTAAGAGAGGAGGAGGTGATAAGGGTCGCTCGGGCAACATTGCCGAAGCATTTTCTAGAGGATATAGGGAAGGAAGGGCTTGAAGTTGTGAGAGGGTTCAAGAGGGTGGTGGGATTCAGCAGGATGATCCCTAGGGTTATGGTGGAGGATTTCCTGAAGGAGTACTTAGGCCTGGAGATGGTGGTGGGAAGGGAGGTAAAGTTGGTGAGAGGGCGTTATGTTGGTCTGTTGGAAGTGGAGCGTGAGAGAAGATTACAGCTGGATGAGCTTGAAGGGACAGAGATGGTAGGGTTTGGAAGCAGCTCCAGCTATTTTAGCCATAACAATCATCACCAGCTCTTCACTTGTTGCAAG gaggTTTACTTGGTAACCCCAGAACAAAAGAACCAATGGTCAACCTTGCCAAGAGACCAGTACCCGAGGCCCTTGATCTTCCATGATGGCAGGCTGACTTTCAGGCCTACTCCTCAAGCCACCCTCGCCATGTTCATGTGGCTCCCGCTTTCTTTCCCCCTCACAGTGCTCCGAACACTCATCTTTGTCAACCTTCCGTACTCTATCTCCCTCCCAATTGGGAGTGCATCCGGTGTCATAACCCGGGTCATCAACGCCCCAATCTCTGCCACTGGTAATGCAAACCATGGAGAACTTACCCAACCCAATCCACGTGGTCGCCTGTATGTATGCAACCACCGCACACTCCTTGACCCAGTCTACATCTCAGTGATGCTGAACAAGAAGGTATCAGCAGTGACATACAGTGTCAGTCGTGTCAGCGAGCTCCTGTCACCAATCCAAACCATCCGGCTGGCCCGAAACCGCGATGAGGATAGGAGGAGAATGGAGCACTCACTGCAGAAAGGGGACCTTGTGATTTGCCCTGAGGGTACCACGTGCAGGGAGCCATACCTACTCCGATTCAGCCCGCTTTTCGTCGAGCTCATCGACGAGGTCTACCCAGTGGCACTAATGAACTGGTCCAATATGTTCTATGGCACGTCTACTGGCAGGTCCAAATACATGGACCACTTCTACTACTTCATGAACCCGCACCCGGCGTATGTCGTCGAGTTCATGGACAGGATGCCAACCTCTGTGGTAATCAATGGCAGGAGATGTGAGAGTTATGAGGTGGCAAACATGGTGCAGGGTGAGATTGGTAGGGTTCTTGGGTTTGAACCTACTAAACTAACTCGCAAGGACAAATACATGATTCTAGCAGGAAATGAAGGGATTGTGGATACAAAGAAGTAA
- the LOC120706658 gene encoding putative pentatricopeptide repeat-containing protein At1g56570 isoform X1: MSLKHATTLIKSLCARGAVRHARAVFDEMPDRDVVAWTAMLSGYASSGCHREARDAFRRMLAAGVVPNEFTLSSVLTACRGSGGVCGGGGAALIHAVAVMRGVDHMPYVVNALIDAYASHGDGLVDARRLFEALEGRRTAASWTSMIAGYVRLGQENTGLQLFKSIIQDDVELSPFTCSIAIHGCASVGNLRFGQQIHVLSIRKALGVNLAVANSLVDMYCTCESILEARRLFDEMPERNLVTWNTIIAGSSRCDPLMAMQLLVDMNLEPNCLTLTSITSACAGLAALRCGQQVHGAVLRRNYDNDLKISNALVDMYSKCGSISNAKKVFNMMNCKDILSWTSMIGGYGMNGCANEAIELFNSMVDAGVHPDHVVFMGLISACSHAGLVDEGWNLFRSMLFEYDIQPNKEIYGCVTNLLARAGMLREAFNLIDTMPITPDEPVWGALLDACKMHKNVDLGRLVARKLIEINPDEVKTYVLLANIYAADSKWGEYAVTRRLLRGTGSSKEVRLSWIEVKDKVYSFSTADSSSPQVSLADEVLQILAQHMDETGNDFVDNISRAV, translated from the exons ATGTCGCTGAAACACGCGACCACGCTCATCAAATCCCtatgcgcgcgcggcgcggtccgccacgcccgcgccgtgttcgacgaaatgcccGACCGGGACGTGGTGGCGTGGACGGCCATGCTCTCCGGCTACGCCTCCAGCGGCTGCCACCGTGAGGCGCGCGACGCCTTCCGGCGCATGCTCGCGGCCGGCGTCGTCCCCAACGAGTTCACTCTGTCCAGCGTCCTGACCGCGTgccgtggcagcggcggcgtctgcggcggcggcggcgcagcattGATCCATGCCGTCGCTGTGATGCGGGGCGTGGACCACATGCCGTATGTAGTGAACGCGCTCATTGACGCGTACGCGTCCCACGGGGACGGCCTTGTGGACGCGAGGAGGCTGTTCGAAGCGCTGGAGGGACGGCGCACGGCTGCATCGTGGACATCCATGATAGCTGGTTATGTCCGATTGGGACAGGAGAACACGGGGCtgcaattgttcaaaagtatcaTTCAG GATGATGTTGAACTGAGTCCCTTCACCTGCTCTATTGCAATCCATGGATGTGCTTCAGTAGGTAACTTACGTTTTGGACAGCAAATTCATGTACTCTCCATAAGGAAAGCTCTTGGAGTGAATCTTGCTGTTGCAAATTCTCTGGTCGACATGTACTGCACTTGTGAAAGCATACTGGAAGCTAGGAGGCTTTTTGATGAGATGCCTGAAAGAAACTTGGTCACCTGGAATACCATTATTGCTGGATCTAGCCGATGTGATCCTCTAATGGCCATGCAGCTGCTTGTTGACATGAATCTTGAGCCAAATTGCTTGACTCTAACTAGCATCACATCAGCATGTGCTGGTCTTGCAGCTCTGAGGTGTGGTCAGCAGGTCCATGGGGCTGTACTTAGGAGAAACTATGACAATGACCTAAAGATTTCCAATGCCCTTGTAGACATGTACTCCAAGTGCGGAAGCATTTCTAATGCTAAGAAGGTATTTAACATGATGAATTGCAAGGATATACTATCATGGACATCAATGATTGGTGGATATGGGATGAATGGGTGTGCGAATGAGGCCATCGAGCTGTTCAATTCCATGGTCGATGCTGGGGTTCATCCAGACCATGTTGTGTTCATGGGCCTTATCAGTGCTTGCAGCCATGCTGGTTTAGTAGATGAAGGATGGAACCTTTTCAGGTCAATGTTATTTGAGTATGATATTCAACCTAACAAGGAGATTTATGGTTGTGTTACCAATCTTCTTGCTCGTGCAGGGATGCTGAGAGAAGCCTTTAATCTCATTGATACAATGCCAATCACTCCTGATGAACCTGTCTGGGGAGCATTGCTTGATGCATGCAAGATGCACAAGAATGTAGATCTGGGCAGACTAGTTGCAAGGAAACTAATTGAGATTAATCCTGATGAAGTGAAGACTTATGTCCTGCTTGCAAACATATACGCTGCAGATAGCAAATGGGGTGAGTATGCTGTGACAAGGAGGTTACTGAGGGGCacaggaagcagtaaggaggtCAGATTGAGTTGGATAGAGGTAAAAGATAAGGTGTATAGCTTTAGCACAGCTGACAGTAGCAGTCCTCAAGTTAGTTTGGCAGATGAGGTATTGCAGATCTTAGCTCAACACATGGATGAAACTGGAAATGATTTTGTTGACAATATTTCCAGAGCTGtatga